The genomic window AACAATAAGCATACTTTCGGGTCTCAGAATCCGATCAATCTTAGCCACAACAATTTGAAATTACACCTAAAAGActaataaatatattaacaaaATGACACCGATAATTATTGTTTATTGATATAATCTGACAAACTATTAGTTTTGATGAATGAAAAATGAAATACTTATACACACATTTTTTTGAGTATTGAAAACAGATAATCTGCATGGAGGAGATCGTAGGACTTAAGATAAGTGCTAAACGATTTACACCAATCATGATACATGGCAAAAAGACCGCGTTTATATGTAATAAGAAGTGTATCTGGAGTATCTACTGAAATCACATTTATGACCTAAATATTCAAATCTTTCATAGTTACAGCAAACCTGGagactaaaaaataattataaaacaaAGGTAGTGACAACGATACATTTATATAATTCGGATTAATGTTTTGAATATTTGACCATTAAATTTTTATCCCAACACGTTTTCACTGTTCATAGTCCATATTAAAATTGTCAGGGAcatgcttttcataaactccaaCTTAAAAACTTGTCAACCATGGTCCATAAATACTTTATGGTTAACATATTATATAtgcttcaataaaaaaataattgataaaaaaaaatgaaattctcTTCTNNNNNNNNNNNNNNNNNNNNNNNNNNNNNNNNNNNNNNNNNNNNNNNNNNNNNNNNNNNNNNNNNNNNNNNNNNNNNNNNNNNNNNNNNNNNNNNNNNNNNNNNNNNNNNNNNNNNNNNNNNNNNNNNNNNNNNNNNNNNNNNNNNNNNNNNNNNNNNNNNNNNNNNNNNNNNNNNNNNNNNNNNNNNNNNNNNNNNNNNNNNNNNNNNNNNNNNNNNNNNNNNNNNNNNNNNNNNNNNNNNNNNNNNNNNNNNNNNNNNNNNNNNNNNNNNNNNNNNNNNNNNNNNNNNNNNNNNNNNNNNNNNNNAGAAGACAATGATTTTCTTAACTAATTTAATCTGTGTTTATTATATTCAATTAGAATAAATAACAAATTATCTACTTTAATATGCAccttataaattaataaattaaaataatcgattaaaaaattataattaattaattgatataaattatataaattgtgtgatatttaaatatttaattaaattaattagttgatataattaatttattataatgaattgtgtttaatgaattaaaagaaataaattgaaaaatacttttaacaattaattatttgatataaattataataaattatgtgatatttaaatatataatcaaattaattagttgctataattaattcaccgtaataacttgtatttaatgagttaaaaaaaataagttgAGTAATATTCTCAAAAGTATGCCACATCAGATTCATCATTAAGTGTAGAaacctgatttttatataatagtatAGATAGAATAGATAGGTCAATCTTACACTATATATAATTTCTTAGTGTATTATGTGATTGCAAACTTTTATACTTgagtcttatatttttttttacaatgtTATGGCTATTAGGTTATATTCTAATCTTGAGTTTTAGTATATTGTTAAATGtagtttttttttaaagttttttacttatatttttttgtctttttattttatcttgattTTTTTGCAGGTATGATTTTATTAAGAATCTCAAGGCAACATCTGAATATaaaatttagaaatttaaagTTAGGATACTTCAATACAAGAATGAAGATATAATCTATAAATATGCAATAATCAATGTTAGAGATATAGACTAAAATTTTagttgtttataaaaaaaatatatacacataTTGTTTCATAAAAATTAAGACATTGATTTATTGCATGTTATACTTTTTTTAATTAGtctaattattttataatttttttgttatttgctaAGTATNNNNNNNNNNNNNNNNNNNNNNNNNNNNNNNNNNNNNNNNNNNNNNNNNNNNNNNNNNNNNNNNNNNNNNNNNNNNNNNNNNNNNNNNNNNNNNNNNNNNNNNNNNNNNNNNNNNNNNNNNNNNNNNNNNNNNNNNNNNNNNNNNNNNNNNNNNNNNNNNNNNNNNNNNNNNNNNNNNNNNNNNNNNNNNNNNNNNNNNNNNNNNNNNNNNNNNNNNNNNNNNNNNNNNNNNNNNNNNNNNNNNNNNNNNNNNNNNNNNNNNNNNNNNNNNNNNNNNNNNNNNNNNNNNNNNNNNNNNNNNNNNNNNNNNNNNNNNNNNNNNNNNNNNNNNNNNNNNNNNNNNNNNNNNNNNNNNNNNNNNNNNNNNNNNNNNNNNNNNNNNNNNNNNNNNNNNNNNNNNNNNNNNNNNNNNNNNNNNNNNNNNNNNNNNNNNNNNNNNNNNNNNNNNNNNNNNNNNNNNNNNNNNNNNNNNNNNNNNNNNNNNNNNNNNNNNNNNNNNNNNNNNNNNNNNNNNNNNNNNNNNNNNNNNNNNNNNNNNNNNNNNNNNNNNNNNNNNNNNNNNNNNNNNNNNNNNNNNNNNNNNNNNNNNNNNttaaaaaatatttttattaaaaataattcatatgtaaataaaaaaataaatattttttgtacaCTAGTTTCATACATTTCTTCTAGGTAAATCCCTATCCGATACTTCAAGAGCTTCAATTGCTGAGAAATTAATGTTGGTGTTTAGTACTTAGAAATTAATTTTGGTTTGCTTTCAATTTTTCTAAACTTGTAACATTTGCAGTGTTATGCCAATgtgttataactcaaatggtatactcttcatactcaattaagaggttgcgggttcgagtgtcctatttttggttaaaaaaaaaaaaaacattttcaaTGTTATACTCCCTGCCTCACTCAGACACTCACAGCAGCCGTCACGGAACAACGACAGCCAACGGAGTCATCACTCCCCGCGCCGCCAGTATCTGCTTCCTTCGCGGTCCGCGCCTCTGCCTCCTCCGTCCTGGCTCGTTGGATCCTGTTCCCGTGCGGCCTCCTCTCCTCGTGCGCCGTACTCTCCTTGCCGGTGGCCTGCTTCTGCTTCTTCGTCTGGTTCTGCTTCCACGCTGCAACTCCAAACCGTGACTCTGCTTCTGATTCCATGGTGCAACCCCAAAGTGTAGTGTGTAGGTGAAggtgagttttttattttttcagttattctatattaatttttttatacttgattttttcatttttaatgtAGGTTTAGATAAATTTATGCTAATTTTATTTAATACTGATTTTATTAGATAATTGTATGCTCATTTATGCAATAGGTTCTGtatgttttcaattttttatgcTGATTGAGATTGTATGCTGTTCtgcattttttcaatttttttatgctAATTGAGATTGTATGCTAATTGTATGTAATAGGTTCTGTATTTTTTTCAAGATGTATGTTAATTGAGATTGTAAGCTAATTCAAATAGATTCTGCATTTTTTCAGTCTTTTATTTGGCTAAATTAAGATTCTATTGTAGTACCGACTAGTTTAATGTTTATTTTTGTTTAGTTATTTTTAGGAATTGAGACGTGATTGTTGTTAAAATATTAGGGAAGACAtgtatgttaaattttaattttaaactttttgacgattttataattttatttaagtGACACCAGGTTACTCGGTTCAACTAGTGACTTACCGGTTAAACCAATAACCCAATGATTCCGTGGTCTGATCGGTTCCATTATCAGTTCAGTTCTAATAACTATGAGCAATTGATCATTTGTTAACTAAAAACCTATAGATACAAGTAACACTTTGACTATGCTTCCAAGCTAAAGTACTTGTTATGTAGGGAATTAGCCTCTTCCACATTCTCAGTAACTTGTTTGAATCACCTGTTAGAtacaccctttttttttataaagttCTGTTAGTACAGGGTATGGGATTCTCCTTACTAGCAAATAAAAACCATGAAGCAGACTAGATCAAAATATAATATATGGCTATCAGATACACCATGGCAGcaacaaacataaaattttttatttacttcAATTTTTTTGAACTTGTAGCATTTGTCAATTAAAAACGTTATATCTTGACTTGTAGCATTATTTTTAATAGTGCAGTTTTATTGACTGGAAAACTTGTTATATCTTgatttgttttattctatttgttTTTGTTGGGTCCTTCCCTTGTCTAATTGGTTTCTTTAATTGTCTAATTGGTTTTTATTTGTTCTTTAAGACTATGGAGTAATTACTGTACATTGTTCaatataatataaatttataatttcgcCCAATTCAAGCAGACATGAATTGAGTAGTTTTTAATTGAAATTGGTTATCAACTTTTTTACAgcaatatacaaaaatccaaaaaagaaTGATTTTTGTTTGGCTGTGACTTGTATTTGCTGCCTACAAATATTATTAGATTTATCATTGTTAATTTCACATGGTAGATTAAACATGGTAAAAATTGAGGGTTGTGCTTCAATTTGTTACTAAATTAGCCTTGTGTGTATACAACTATTACTGCCCTCCCCCTCCCTCTCCTGTTACTCTCACTATTAACtctatcttaaaataaaaaaattcattgaaagTAGTGGGTTAGTAAGCTGGTAAATCTTATATTTTTGCATATCTGTTCtattacacttttttttttctgtaatttaAATATGGATGTCacttattttcttctaatttaattagatttgtttatttaacatatatttttttgCCAATTTGTGTTATTCCTCTAATTGGATTTAGTCAGTGGGATTGTGGCATACAAGTTTATTCGTGAAGGAGTCTCACCGCTttatacttgcttggagagttggaGTTGAGGTTGGTACTCTATCATTAAAGTGTAAGCATACCTGAAAGTCAGTGAAGCTTCAAAATCAAGACATAGGAAACAGAAACCACCCAAATCCCTAATCCCTCCGTCCCCGCGcgttttcctttcctttcttctgcatcacgaagaagaagaaaaagatggttTCACAGTACGGCTTCAAATTTGCCATCCACCTCGTCACCAACCACTTCGGCAAAATCGTCGCTGTAACTATCTCTATTATCCTTGTTCCCTTTTCCACTAATCGTTCTGTAACTGCTCCCAAATCTTTTTTCCCCTGCAGAAAGTATGCGAAACACTGTTTCGGAAGGGGCCCCTGTCTCTGGGAGAGATCATTCGCTGCACGGAGCTCACTCCGGAGCAAGTCAAGAACTCACTACTCGTCTTAGTTCAGCACAATTGTGTCCAAGCTTATGTCCCCGCCGATCAATGTACTATTGCTTTTCCCCCTCTTTTCTCTAATTTTTTCGTGTTTGCCACTGAAATTATATTGTTCTCTGTAAATGTAGTTAGGGGCGAGGATGGATCTATGGCGACAGTGGAGTACCTGGCATTATTCGATAACATAATCCATCGTTTGAGGTTTCCCAAGTTCTTGGAGATAGCGAAGCACCAATTTGATGACGAAGTCAGCGAGCTTCTCCACCCTGCACATTGTTCTTTTGAAGCTTCCCAATTCAATCCTGTAAAGGTGGTTTTAATTTATGTATATTTTGTGGTCCACTCTTGTATTGCAGTGTGAGAAGGTTCTTGATGGTTTGCTTCGCGATGGTAGGCTTACCCTCAAACAGATGATTGAAAGAGCAGTCCAAGGAAAAGGCAAGCATTATTTTGCTTTGCTTCTATTAATTGTGAAAGATAAGTATGTTCTTTTGTTAGTATTTAAACTGATTAGTTGGTTGATCTGGGTCAAATTTCGGTGCATGTGTAGAGGGCTTAGTTGGTTTTCTAAGAGTATATTAGTACCTTTCTACTCAAATATAGTCAAAAGTGTGGCTCTCTATAAAATGTTGGAAGTTTAAATTCCAAATTGTAGTTCAGCTCACTTATACGCTGCTAAATAGTAATACTGAATCCTCTAAAATTAGACTGACTTAAATTCATCTTCTTTTATCTTTCAGAAAACCCTGGTGCTATAGAAGCTGTTGTTCGAGAGAGCTTTCATAAACTTTTGAAGGCACGCTATATTGAACGCTGTCCCGCACCGGAGCCAGTTATTTCTACACTCATTAAGGCAGAATCTGCTCCTAGAAAGCGGGGTTCTAAGATGGCCAAGGTAATTGGTTCTTGTCAATTTCTACAGACAGTTGCGTTAACTTTTATACATCACCAGGATTTATAGCCAGCTTTTGTGTAGCAGTCcccttttctttttcagtttGTAGTGTTATAAAAGTACTGATTTGTCTTACAATCGGATTGAGATGTCTGGGTATGTGTTGAGTAGGAAATTGAATAATTGGAACTAGCACAGCCCATCTGTTGAGCTTGGTATTTGATTGGTAAAGATGTCAATCACTAAAATTATCGAGATTCATGCAAACAAATTTGAGCTGCAACCTGTTTGGTTTAGATTTCTCATGTATGGTAGCATTGATTAGAAAGGAATATTGAGGTAATGCGACAATGAGATAAATTTACTAGTAAATGTTTGGTTTTTGTATTACACCAGTGACCCTCTATTTACTACTTTCTGATTTGTTTGCTTATTACTTTAAAAGTTCTGGTTCATCAATGATAATGATATATATGGAAAAAAGTGGATATTTGATGACCATTCAATATCATCATTTTGATTGAAGTTGGAACAGCATAGTGTTCACTATTGTAACCTAAATATGTATTACCTCAATGCTGTTTCTTTTTATTGATAATCAAGAACTTTATTAAGatgggaaaaaaaaaattttgataatcCATGCTTCCAGAAATTTGAAGCACCAGAGACCATAGAACAACGTGTTCTAGAAGCTGCTGTGCCTGGGGAGGCAATCAGATTTGCTGTTACAGCATATACACTAGGTAATGCTGATAGAGAAGCAAAATCAGATGATTCCTCCATGGTAAATGTTGGAGATAATAGTGGTAAGTTTATTGTCATCTTATGTGAATCACTAATTTACATTACCAAATTTTACCGCACTCATATCAGTAGTATGATACTTCTTTTCCTTCACTTTTTACTTGGATTCAAGGTGGTATTGCAAACGAGGGGTCAATACTTTGGCGTGCAAATTTTGAGGAATTTATACGGCATCTTAGGCATAAGGTTGGTTTTTTTTTATAAGTTTCCtgctcttttgttttttctttctaatGATCTGGCTGATATATTTGTGGATCTCATGCCATAAGGTGCTGTTTTTTTGTATTTGGTGAATCTTCTTCTCCATCTTCCCTTAGCATTCTCTATATTATTATTGAACGAATACATGTGAAATATTCCATGCAAAATTACAGTTATTGGTCGAGAATGAAAGAAAGCGACTGGATGATGGAGCTGCAACTATCTTAAGTGCCATACTGGATGTGACTAAAACTGTTGAGAAAAAAGTGAAAATAGAGAAATCAGGTTAACCAGATTCCTTACTTCATAGAGCTATGATATTACTGTTGGGGCTTTGATTTAACTATTGCCATTTGCCGGTAGCACCGCTCAGAATTTGGAAACCTAATATTGGATATTTGCTCCAGtagttttctcttttttattggtTTTTTTCCTTAACAAGGGTTCCTCGTCTCTTTGGTCTTTGTCTTTGTCTAACCGATTTCTCCttttatgaaaaataagaaagaagtgCACAACTGTTATCTTTTGTACTTGGTTGGCTAACAGAATGTTATCCTATACATGTTTCAGTTCCCCTATCACTGGATTCAATTTTTACTGAAGTGACGAAAACTGAACATGGTCGTACTATGACCATAGATCGTGTTAGAGCTTCTCTCGTACAGCTGGGTTGTCCACAGAGGAACTTCGATGATTCATATAGTATTGGTACCTATGATATATATCTTTTTCCCGTGTTAGGCTATTTTGTGCAATATAAACATCCTccatttgttttatttattttttccccAATTTGTTTATGCCAATGAAATTCTGGTTTATAACTCCTATTTTATAGTTTGAATTCTGAATTACTTTTCATTTCCTTTTCAGATTTGAAGAGCATTGTTGAAATGGCTAGAAATGAGGAGGTTTTTATATCTGTCCTTTCCAAGTCAAATATATGAGTATTTATGTTTTCTACATGTAGAACTCTTGTTTCTTGCACTATGTTGCAGGTTGAGTCAATTGTGTTGAAAAGATTTGGAAGTGATGCGTACAGAATATTTAGGCTCCTGTCAAAGTCTAACTGTTTTCTTGAGACAGATAAGGTTATTAACTCTTATTGACAAAAGTTGTCTTAAACCCCccaaaaaaaaccccaaaaaaattGACAGAGTTGATGAGAACATCGATGTTGAATGAAGAACTATTAGAGTAACATTGGTGATATGCTCGGTAAAAGCGAAAATTTAGAAAATGAAAACTAttgttcaattttttattattgcaaaaagaaaattCCAAGCACTGTATATTTATGATATGGTactatttatgaaaataaatgaGGTTGTATCGAAAGGAATCTTTAGTTCTTTATGGTTTATAAAAATGCATTGAAGTACTTTATAATCCCATTTTAGCTTTCAAAAGAGGGTACTATATGGAAGGATAACAACGTATGATGTGCCAAAACCCAATTAAAGAGATTGATGAATTGGCATGCACTGCAATCCTCCTATAACCTTATACCTAATCTCTTTTCTTTGCAGATAGCAGAGTCTGCTCTTGTCGATAAAAAGGAAACTCCTAGATTACTATACAAGTTATGGAAGGATAACTACTTGTATATGGAGGTGACAATCTGATAAAATTTACATACGCAGTTTGTGAAACAGTTTAATTTGTGGTTGGGAACTTAAAAAATATCTAATATTTTCTGCAATCTAATCTTGCTTCCAGAAATTAGTTGTAACTGCAGCTAAGCAATCAAGATTTATGTTGTGGAAAGTTAATAAGCCTCTGCTTTGGGAATATGTGCTGGACGAGATGTACCATGCTGCCTTAAATTTGAGCTTAAGATTGGCTTTTGAGCAGGAAAAGGATGAAGATGTGAGTACTCACTCTACAAGTTTGTTTAAAAATTTACCAGTCAATTGAGTTATACAGCATCTTTTTTGGGCCAATACTATGATGTCTAACTTTTGTCTAACTTttataacaaattttaaatatttaaaaaattatttatttttatactttttaaattagatattaatttttaactttttttttaacaagTTAGGCACCACTTTTTAGACACGATaacaattacttttttttttttaaatccttcgTTGTGAAATTTAGTAACAAACTCATTGCTATAAAGATATACCAAAATTTTAGAGtgataaaagataaaaaagaacAGAGAGTGGTGCTTATGTGTTATTTGTGCTTGTTCCAGCTATTGCACGTTCCTGCAGACAAGTTGGTTCCTGCAGACAAGTCAAGCGAAGCAAATGCGCTACAGAAGAGATACCGGCGACTAAGAGATGTCCTCTTTCTCATGGGATCATCATTGATGAAACTTGATGATGCTCTGATGCTTTTCCATGACTTCTGAATGTAACTTCTAGATTAAGCAAAGGTTACAGACTTGACATTTTAATATTGGCAAAGAATTTGCAATTCTATTGTTCAGGTTCAGGAATTATAGCATGCAACTTTGAGTAGGGTAGGGAGTACTGTGCGCAGATAGATCATAGAAGTGGTGATTTATGTAATAGATTCTTTTCTAACGAGGGAAAGAAGCCCAGCCCCCCCCCGCCGGGGGGAGTGTTTGGAGGGAACAATAAGTTGTATATTTCTATGGAGTTCATTCATTGATTTTATTAATGTGCATCAATATCACTTTCATGGTGTTAACTGCAGTAAATGACTCAGACGCCCACATAATAGTGTAAAAgcattcattcgttcttcaaaattATCAAAGTGAatccaacaaatcaaatcaaatcaaataataaccGTTTTACATTTTCCCACCGACCAATGTTTACACTTACGAAGACATCAACTTGGTTGACTTGATTAATGATTGTGTTATTCAGAAAACACAAAAGAGTTGTTTATAGAAAAGAGTCTAATGACCTAGTAGCTAGAAGAACTAAGAAAGTCAAGATGAATGCGGAAGGTCAAATGGAAGAATACATGGAGGAGGAGAGCCAACTCTAAGTCGTTCCCAAAACGTTGATGGAGGAAGGATCGGGTAAACAGGAGGAGGATATGGTTCCTGAAACAACCCCCCAAAGTATCCTACAAGGATAGACTAATGAGCAATGTACTGGAGAAGCTAAACCCAGAGGAAATCGTCGAGATGGTAGCAGAAGAATATATCTCGGATGATGAGGCTATGGAGGAGGACTCAAGGACTCCCTTTAATCCAAAATCGAATATTGAAGTAACCCTGGAAGAGTATGATGAGTGGTGTAGACCATGGAAGCTGTCTCTTATAGTAAATCCGTTGGGGAAAAAAATTAGTCTCTAAATCATGGAGAGGTGTGTTAATAGAAGGTGGGCGGTGAAGGCTACGGCTCGAGTTATAGATCTGGAGGGTGGATTCTTCTTGATGAGATTTGTTGATCAAGGAGACAATGCCCATGCCCTCTTTGAGGGATCCTGGATGATTGCAGACCACTACCTCCTCATCCAGCGATGGAGGCTCTTGTTCATCCCACAGGAGAATGAGGTTCAGAAGGTTGCAGTTTGGGTAAGGATACCATACCTCCCAGCTGAGTTATATGACAGGTACTTCCTAGTTCCTATGAAAAGTGGAGAAATCCATCAACATTCGGATTATTTTGTTCCCGTAAAAAATGTACCcgaattttattattaataaaaatacccttaaaaaatctaaaattttgaaaaaatgcaCAAACATTAATTGCGACGTTTAAGGTTAACGAAAGAGAGTAATGTGACAAACAGGAGTTAAACCTTAAAGTGGTCTGTGAGATTCACGATTTGCACCAATTTAATCCTTGACTTACCGATTGCACTGTTTATATCCTCGACTTTGTTAAAATTACACCACGGTCGTCCCTCTTCACATCTCCGGCCAAATTAATTGCCACCGGCAGTGACATGGCGCTGAGATGCCACGCTGGCGTATATAATGGCTAGCTGAGGTGGCAATTGAAACTGTTTGACCCATTGTGGTCCATATACCTATTTTTAACCCTAATTTCTAGCATGACATCGTTATCTCTTCATCTTGTCTTTGCTCAGCAACGTTCTTCTCCTGCTTCGTTGTTGTTACTCTTTGAACTGAAACGAAAACCATGATTGGATGTACGAGCTAGGGTCAAGGAAGATTTACACGATCAACAACGAGAACTCGGAGTCGGTGTAAGCCGTCGCGGATGTCAGAGCACTGTGGGTGCGGCTGCTGGCTCGTGCTTCGGTGGTCCAGAACAAATACCAACTCGAATAAGTCCTTCTTTGGTTGTCCGAATTACAATGTGAGTTTTTGTTAAGAAAAATTGCTTAGTGATTTCTTGTTCTTTACTCCTTACCATACTTCATACACAGACTAGGGGCAAAACATGGTGTGGATTTTTTCGAGTTAATattcaaaatcgtccctgaaagatacatCGATCTCCATATGAGTCTCCGAAtgataaagttaatcaaaatagtccctgaaagatgTCGGATATgaccacgttagtccttccgtcaattCGTCTGCTGAGCTGGCTAACGTTGGGTGACGTGTTTCGTTAACTGCCTGGTGGCTGACTCCTACGTGTACGCTGGGTTTGCTGACTAGGTAAGTTccttaaaagaaattaaatcagtCCTTTGGATGATGAACCCTAATCCTAAATGCGATGATAAATAACTCGCGGTCTAGAATCATATGGCCACACAGTTGGGTAGACGCTGGAATTGTTGGGTCGTCGGGAGGATGAAGACAGAAAATGGAGGTCGTAGTGGTGGTGTATCTCTTAGGTCGCACGACAGTAATGGTTCCAGTGCCTCAATGCGAATGAGGAGGAAGACTCACGAGGAAGCATGTTTCTGCGGGTTGAAGGTTGTGATAAAAAAATCTGGGACAACAGAGAACCCAGATAGATTATTCTATGCATGTCTAAGGTACTGGGTAAGTTATGTTGAAAAAGTTGAAGGTTTTTCATCTTGTTCTGTGTTATTAGGTGTCATTTATTGTTTTCTTGTCTGATTTATCAATTTGCAAAAGGAAAGTCATTGTAATTACTTTAAGTGGGTTGATGATGATGACTATGAAGCAGTAGTTGAAGTAAGTGCAAAGGAAGATTATAGAACTGAGTTGCAGGTTGAAAGTGAGTATGATGAATGGAGGGTGAAGGTGGCATGGATGGATTGGATGAGAATAGATGTTCGATTTGGAATGGTTGAGTCCTACTGTGGAGCGAGTCCTATCTTCGGCTGATCTTGCAAGGATCGAAGCATTGCATGAGGAAGAGAAGTATTAGACCGAAGAAGCTTCTAAGTTAAGAGAGAAACTCAAGATTGTGGAGGACAAAGCCGCCGTCATTAGAACTGAGATTGTCCTCACAGAGTCTAAGTTGGATGGTTTTGTAATTGGTTATGGTTCAGAAGCTGGGGTTGTTTCCAAAGTCAGTCCTTGGAGGAAATTTTATCTATTTAGATAATAAAATTCTTGATATCTTAATGAATATAGCTAGTGTATTACTTATTAGCTAAGTTATGGCATGTTGATTTGTACTTCTTGTTATTCACTTTTACTTGTTCTTCTTATCATACATCTAAATATAATTAATCATTTATTATTAAGAATTTTATATGCTTTCAACTCATGTTAATTGTTATGTCATATAAATATTTAATCATGTTGATAGAACATGTTTATttgaataacaataacaattacaACAACAATGAGAATACAAAGTACAATGTGCAGCCATATCATATGCAacgaaattaaaatacaaaaa from Arachis ipaensis cultivar K30076 chromosome B09, Araip1.1, whole genome shotgun sequence includes these protein-coding regions:
- the LOC107618385 gene encoding DNA-directed RNA polymerase III subunit RPC3, coding for MVSQYGFKFAIHLVTNHFGKIVAKVCETLFRKGPLSLGEIIRCTELTPEQVKNSLLVLVQHNCVQAYVPADQFRGEDGSMATVEYLALFDNIIHRLRFPKFLEIAKHQFDDECEKVLDGLLRDGRLTLKQMIERAVQGKENPGAIEAVVRESFHKLLKARYIERCPAPEPVISTLIKAESAPRKRGSKMAKKFEAPETIEQRVLEAAVPGEAIRFAVTAYTLGNADREAKSDDSSMVNVGDNSGGIANEGSILWRANFEEFIRHLRHKLLVENERKRLDDGAATILSAILDVTKTVEKKVKIEKSVPLSLDSIFTEVTKTEHGRTMTIDRVRASLVQLGCPQRNFDDSYSIDLKSIVEMARNEEVESIVLKRFGSDAYRIFRLLSKSNCFLETDKIAESALVDKKETPRLLYKLWKDNYLYMEKLVVTAAKQSRFMLWKVNKPLLWEYVLDEMYHAALNLSLRLAFEQEKDEDLLHVPADKLVPADKSSEANALQKRYRRLRDVLFLMGSSLMKLDDALMLFHDF